The genomic window ATTGGAAAGTCCATGCAAAAGAATAAGTAGGGGCATGAAAAAGAAGCAATAAATTATAACTTCAAAGAAGTCATCTACCTAACAGGGATAACTTGGCTTCACTTTATCAGATTCATCATTGCTTCAAGGAGTTGATGAGAAAAGCTACACTAACGAATCTACTCCTTTCCTGGTTCTTAAATAAAGCTCCACTTTAAACTGTTAGATTATCATGTGATGAAGAAACAATTCTTCTCAACAGAGGCTCTATCAATATTATAATTTGTTTCTACAATATCAGAAGACTTACCAACTGAAGTCCATCAACAGTTTGCTAAGATAGTGGTCACTATTTTTGACAGATTAGTATCGCATTGTTCTTGTTAAATAATGGCAACCAGACAGTAGGAATTTCTGATGAACACTTAAACTGTTTGATGGAATTTTAAGTGCCAAATATTTAGCTTTTTCTGAGGTAATTATAGGATCTGAAATATAACccttaaataataaatactgtATTTCATAAAACAAGCCTGATGGAATTTAAGGAATTACAGCTTCATATTCTGACTATATAATCTAACCTATAAAAAGGAAgagatttacttatttttagcCCTACTTTGAAAATTTCTGAATTTAATTCAAAGAAGGAATCAGCAGATTTCTAGAACCTAAAATACTATCTGatcctattttatttataaaaataagaaaatgcagaTTTTATTTCAAACATAAAGCATTGAAGGACATAACCAGTTCAAAGGAAAAGCAGGCCCTAAGACTTACTGATGCAAGTTTACCTAATACTTTCAGTTAAGCAATAATGGCTACATTTAAATCACTCGATAAAAGAGCTTGAAGATTGATTAATGGAATTTACTTTTCAGCTTAAATGGCAGATAATAAactgacaaaaaacaaaagccttgTATATTATGGATGGTATCAATTAATGATTGCCTGTATTTACACCTGTGATTTATTCTTCACGAAGGTGTATATACTTACATCATGAAGAGCTTAGCTAAAATCAAAATATCCTCAAATTCTTAAAACACTGAACTTAAGAACCTATAAATACATGAGACATTTGTTGACAGATGTAGGCATTTATCTGTGGTTATTTCCTCAAGTTCATATTCAACCATGCCAACTTTTTAAACATATTAGCTGGGTCTCTGATAAACTAAAGACCATTTATGTTCcactttaaatgttttttaaaaaatatcctcaAGAAAATCTCAGTTTCAATTTACATTATGacattgagaaatatttttaaatttatattttatatcttttatttcagaATAGTCTATCTTTAAGACATTTTATCttcatatttatttgcatatttgtttCAAATTCTGCTCTAAAAATCCACAGAACAATTTCAGAGTTTTATTAAGTAAACACTATTTTTCTAGACCAACAATAACTTCATTAGCCTTGAAAAAGCCCCAAACTGGGAACTGTTTATTGTACAGAACGCTTAGCTTTAATCAATTCATTATGCTCTTACAAAACTGTTTCATAAATAGCATCAACTTTGGGACCATATAGTCACATGAATACTCAAACTCTCCATTTAAATACTAAAAGGATCCACCATCTCAAGGCGATCTCCCAAATCTATTTATATTAGACATTGCTACAGTTTGATTCTCAGCTATGTTAAGTAATAACTATCATCGGAACCAAGGCCATTGAATACCCTGCCCTTAATCCTTTTTTCAAAGCAAACTTGCACACACTGTAATTCTTTTaagaatcttttattttatttttttaacaattcaGTCTGTTGGATCTCGatgcagtttatttaaaaaaaaatcagtacatTTTCATAGAAACTGCAATCAAAAAAGTAATTTACTTTGTCAAAGAAGTTATGAAGTTGCAAGTTATTTTTTGTAATATGCAGAACAGTAAAATGTAAGCATGCTCTTGGATGCAGGTGCTCCTGTGTACTATGGAGTTATTTTGAAGAGCTTGCTAACGTCTGCAGGCAGTTTATGGGatgcaattattttctccacAACTTAGGTACATGAGAATAAAACTGATATTTATGAATAAAGTATTTTTCTCGAAAAAGTTGAGGCAGCTTTTGTTGAATGTTATCTGTGTGGGTACACTTGCTACACCTTGAACTGTACTGAGAGACAGACAGCAAGAAGTCCATGTTCATGCTGAAACCTGAAAAATCCCTCCACATGTGTTGAGGAGttccaagaaaaagaagagggtAAAACACTATACACAGTTGCTCATCGTCTTACATTAACAGAACACACCGAGAAACTTTACATAACAAGGAAGCAAAACCCTTTCACTGCTTTTAGTCAAAGTCAGTGGTGTCTATAGCGGAGGATAAAGGTGGAGCAAGCCTAGTAGGGATAAAGCTTAAGTCTACACCTCATGCAGAGTTGTCCTTGGTCTGTCCTCTAATATTTCTCAGACATCCGAGTTAGAACTGAGGTTTGTTAACCTGGGGTCCGCATTGATTTCATATCTGTAATGATACCCTTCCATGTGATCCCTGCAGGCATCTCTGATGTTATGCATCCACTTTTTTATCCCCTTGCGGTTCAAATACAAAACCAGGAGGAAAATAGCGCCTATCAGGGCTAAAACAATACCCAGGAAGACATAAGAGGTTTGCAGGGATGGGGGAAGAATCGGGTCACAGTCCAGGTCGGCACTGTTGAGTTCCAAGAGGACCCGATTCCTCATTTTTTCTGGAAAAGCACAGGTGAGCCGGTCTTTGCCCTGCACCACCTCTGTTTGCTTGAGCCAGGTCACCATGTCTGCCATGTGGCAGTCGCAAACCCAGGGATTGTTGTCCAGGAAGACCCTAACGTGGGGCAGACCTTGCAACTCAGCCAGGGTGCCATTGTGAAGGACCTTGAGGGCATTGTCCTCCAGGTGGAGGCTTTCTAGATGTGTCAGGTTGCGGAAGGACACGTAGGTCAGGCTCACCAGCGAATTGTTACTTAAGTCCAGgtacctgaggctgggcagtTGGGCCAGCACATCCCGCGGCAGGTAAAGGAAGTGGTTGCTGGCCAGCTCCAGGAGGTGGAGCCCCTGCAGTGCACGGCCCGCCACCAGGgccgccgccaccatgccctcgAAGCTCCGGTTCTGCCGCTTATCATCAGGGGGCACGATGTGGTTCAGGATCAGTTCCACAAGGGGACTGGGGGCCGAGATGCTGGCATTGCTGCCCGAGAAAGCGAAGGGGCTGAGGTAGGCCAGTGGGTTGTGGCTGAGGTCGAGCTGGCGCAGGCTGGGCAGATGCTCGAAGGCGCCCGCGCGCACCTCGTCCAGGCGGCTGCCGCTGAGGTTGAGCGCAGCCAGCTCCGCCAGCGGCGGCCGGCGGGCGAAGGCGCCAGCAGGGAGCACCGCCAGCTGGTTGCCGGTAAGGAAGAGGTTGCGCACGTAGAGGGGCAGGTCCGTGGGCACCTCGGTCAGATTGCGGTTAACGCACTTGACTGTGCGCGCCGCCTCGGAGCACTCGCAAAGCGCGGGACACTGGTCGGGCAGCGGGGGCT from Macaca fascicularis isolate 582-1 chromosome 4, T2T-MFA8v1.1 includes these protein-coding regions:
- the TPBG gene encoding trophoblast glycoprotein → MPGGCSRGPAAGDGRLRLARLALVLLGWVSSSSPTSSASSSSSSAPFLASAASAQPPLPDQCPALCECSEAARTVKCVNRNLTEVPTDLPLYVRNLFLTGNQLAVLPAGAFARRPPLAELAALNLSGSRLDEVRAGAFEHLPSLRQLDLSHNPLAYLSPFAFSGSNASISAPSPLVELILNHIVPPDDKRQNRSFEGMVAAALVAGRALQGLHLLELASNHFLYLPRDVLAQLPSLRYLDLSNNSLVSLTYVSFRNLTHLESLHLEDNALKVLHNGTLAELQGLPHVRVFLDNNPWVCDCHMADMVTWLKQTEVVQGKDRLTCAFPEKMRNRVLLELNSADLDCDPILPPSLQTSYVFLGIVLALIGAIFLLVLYLNRKGIKKWMHNIRDACRDHMEGYHYRYEINADPRLTNLSSNSDV